The stretch of DNA CCACCTCGTCTCGCCCGTCGTGGCCGCAGCGACCGCCGTGCGCGGGGCCCTGTCGGCTCCGGGCGACCTGCCTCCGCGCCCTGCCGACTCCGAGGGCGTCGACGCTCTTGGTGATGCTGACGGTCAAGGCCCGGGCGCCGGTGACATCCCGGTGGTCACGGTGGTTCCGCCGGTACCGCAGCCCGCGGCCACCATTCCTCCGATGACGGTCCTGTAGGGGCCGGGCGCTGCGCAGGAAGACGAAGAGACGTAAGGCAAGGAGCTGAAAGAGGCTGTGGACAAGTTCATCCGGCACACGGGTATTGGCGCCCCGCTGCGGCGCAGCGCCGTTGACACCGACCAGATCATCCCGGCGGTCTACCTCAAGCGCATCACGCGCACGGGCTTCGACGACGCACTGTTCGCCTCCTGGCGGGCCGGTGAGCCCGACTTCATCCTCAACCAGGAGGCCTACAAGCGGGCCTCCGTGCTCGTGGCGGGACCCGACTTCGGCACGGGCTCCTCGCGCGAGCACGCCGTGTGGGCTCTCAAGGACTACGGGTTCAAGGTGGTGCTCGCCCCCCGGTTCGCCGACATCTTCCGCGGCAACGCGGGCAAGCAGGGGCTGGTGGCCGGGGTCGTGTCCCAGGAGGACTGCGAGCAGCTGTGGAAGATCCTCGAGACCGAACCGGGCACCGAGGTGACGGTGGACCTGGAGAACCGCACGGTCGAGGTCGGATCCTTCCGCTGCACCTTCTCCATCGACGACTATGTGCGCTGGATCCTCATGGAGGGACTCGACGACATCTCCCTGACCCTCACCCAGGAGGACGCCATCCGCGACTACGAGGAGGCTCGGCCCGCCTTCAAGCCGCGTACCCAGCCGGCCAAGCACCTGCCCGCCCAGGAGGTTGTCCCGGCCCGGGCTGCGGACATGCCCCGGCCTTAAGGGCGGCTGGGGCGGCCGAGTTGGGGCAGGTCCCGGCCGTATTCATCGGCTTTCATCGGGTTTGGTGCGGCGTCGTCGGATATTGATCGGGACTTACTGTGAGTCGAAGGCCACCTGATACGGGCCTGAAAACGGCACTGGGAGCCCCTCCGCTGCGCTTATGCTGGGACGGCCTCGCGCACCCGCGTGAGGATGGGTACCCGGCTCACGCGTACGGCATGCCCAGATGACGTCATGGAGGTGCGCATGGTCGACGGTCTGCTCCAGGTCGAGGGTGGTCGCCCGCTGACTGGTGAGATCACCGTCCGCGGAGCCAAGAACCTGGTTCCCAAGGCGATGGTGGCGGCCCTGCTGGGATCGTCCCCCTCGGTTCTGCGCAACGTTCCCCTCATCCGGGACGTCGACGTGGTCTCAGGGCTGCTGAGCCTGCACGGCGTGAGCATCGACTACGACCAGCGCGAGGGCGTCCTTCAGCTGGACTCCTCCAAGGTCGAGTCCGCGCACATGGCCGACATCGACGCGCACGCCGGATCCTCCCGGATCCCGATCCTGTTCTGCGGCCCGCTCCTGCATCGCCTGGGGGAGGCCTTCATCCCCGACCTGGGTGGGTGCCGTATCGGCGACCGCCCCATCGACTTCCACCTGGAGATCCTGCGCCAGTTCGGCGCCACCGTCGACAAGCAGGCCCAGGGCATCCGGTTGACCGCCCCCGCCGGCCTCAACGGCACGGTCATCGAGCTGCCCTATCCCTCAGTCGGTGCCACCGAGCAGACCCTGCTCACCGCCGTGCGCGCTCACGGACTGACCGAGCTGCGCAACGCCGCCGTCGAGCCGGAGATCATGGACCTCGTCGACGTCCTGCAGAAGATGGGCGCCATCATCTCGGTGGACACCGACCGCACCATCCATGTCGAGGGCGTCGACGAGCTGTGCGGCTACACCCACTCGGCCCTGCCCGACCGCATCGAAGCCGCCTCATGGGCCTCGGCCGCCCTGGCCACTCGCGGCGACGTGTTCGTGCGTGGCGCCCACCAGAGCCACATGACCACCTTCCTCAACACCTTCCGCAAGGTGGGGGGCGCCTTCGACGTCACTGACGAGGGCATCCGCTTCTACCACCTCGGCGGGGACCTGAACTCGATCGTGGTGGAGACCAACGTCCACCCCGGCTTCATGACCGACTGGCAGCAGCCCCTCGTCGTGGCGCTCACACAGGCCCAGGGCCTGTCCATCGTCCACGAGACCGTCTACGAGAACCGCTTCGGATTCACCGGCGCGCTGCGCAAGATGGGCGCCACCATCCAGGTCTACCGCGAGTGCCTGGGCGGGACCGAGTGCCGCTTCGGGCAGCGCAACTTCTACCACTCCGCGGTCGTCTCCGGACCCACGCCCCTGACCGGGGCCGACATCGTCGTGCCCGACCTGCGCGGCGGCTTCTCCCACCTCATCGCGGCCCTGACCGCCGAGGGCACCAGCCGGGTCGAGGGCGTCAACCTCATCGATCGCGGCTACGAGCACTTCATGTCCAAGCTGGAGTCCCTCAACGCCGCCGTCACCCGCCTGGCCTGATCGAGATCCCGACCCGGTCGGCCGCGTGTGGGCGATGTCGGGGTGCGCGAGTGGGACTCGGGTACGGCCCGGAGAACCTCGCCCAGCTATGAGAGCGGATAGAGTTCACCCGTGCCTGCAACACGCCCTATGACTCCGTTCTACCGCTTCGCCGCGCGCGGGGCGATCATCCCGTTCCTCAAGATGGTTTCCCGGCAGAAGGTGACCGGCCTGGAGAACATCCCCCGTCAGGGCGGCTTCATCGCTGTGGCCAACCACCTGACCGACCTTGACTCGCTCACGGCCATGCGCGCGCTGGTGGACGCCGATGTCCCCGTCTACTCCCTGGCCAAGTCCACCCTGTTCAAGGTGCCAGTCCTCGGCTCCATCCTGCGTGCCGGCGGCCAGATCCCGGTGCAGCGGGGTACCCAGAACGCGGCCACGGCTCTCAAGGCCGCCAGTGACGTCCTGGCCGACGGCGGGGCCATCATGATCTTCCCCGAGGGCACGCTCTCCCGTGACCCCCTCAAGTGGCCGATGGTTGCCAAGACCGGAGCGGCCCGGCTGGCCATGACCAGCGGGGCGCCTGTTCTGCCCATGGGGCAGTGGGGAGCCCACGAGATCCTGGACACCTACGGTCGCTCCTTCCGGCCCTTCCCGCGCAAGGATGTGCGCGTCACCATCGGCGAGCTCATGGACCTGTCCCGCTTCGGGCAGGACATCCAGGACCGCGAGACCGTGCGTGCCTGCACCGGGGAGATCATGCGGGCCATCACCGCCCTGGTGGAGGGGCTCAGGGGAGAGAAGGCCCCCCGTCCCTTCGACATGCACTACGACGGTGATCCGGGCAAGGGCAGGATCGGTGTGCGACGTCCCGATCCGCTGCCCGAGGTCGACGGTCGGGCGGCCGGCCCTGAGGCGCCTGGGGGGACCGAGCAGCCCGAAGTGGCGGGGGAGAACGAGCAGTGAGCGGAACGGACAGCGCGGTGGGCACTGGAGTGAGCATGGAGTCAGTACGGCGCGCGGCCGTCATCGGCTCGGGCGCCTGGGGCACCACCTTTGCGAGCCTCCTGGCCCAGGCCGGTACCCCGACGACGGTCTGGGCCAGGCGTCAGGAGATCGCCGATGAGATCAACGCCGGCACCAATGAGCGCTACGTTCCCGGTCACCGCCTGCCGTCGGGCGTGACAGCCACCACCGGCCTGGGCGAAGCCGTCGAGGGGGCGGGCGTCGTCGTGGTGGCCGTCCCCTCCCAGGAGGCCCGGAGGGTCCTGGAGCCCGCCCGCGGCGCTCTGGCCCACGACGCCGTGGCCGTCTCCCTCATGAAGGGGGTCGAGCTGGGAACCGGGCTGCGGATGAGCGAGGTCCTGGCCGAGGTCCTGGACATCGACCGCTCCCGCGTCGTCGTCGTCTCCGGGCCCAACCTCGCCGACGAGATCGCCGCGGGCCAGCCCACCGCCACCGTGGTGGCCGCCGACGACGAGCAGGTCGCTGCCCGGATCGCCGCCATGTGCGCCACCGGCACCTTCCGCCCTTACACGAATACCGATGTCCTGGGCGTCGAGCTGTGCGGGGCGGTCAAGAATGTCATCGCCCTGGCCGTCGGCGCCGCCTCGGGCCGGGGTCTGGGGGACAATTCCAAAGCCACGATCATCACCCGGGGACTGGTGGAGATCACCCGCCTGGGCCTGAAGCTCGGCGCCCGCCCCGAGACCTTCTCCGGACTGGCGGGCATGGGGGACCTGGTGGCCACCTGCTCCTCGCCCCTGAGCCGCAACCAGACCTTCGGCCGCCACCTCGGTGAGGGGATGAGCGTGGCCGAGGCCGCTGCCGCATCCCGGGGCGTGGCCGAGGGCGCCAAGTCCGCCCGCGCCGTCCTCGAACTGGCCCGGGCCCACGGCGTGGACATGCCGATCACCGCCGGAGTCGTCACCGTCGTTGAGGGCGCTGCCAGCGTCGCCCAGGTGACGGATGCGCTGCTGGCCCGCCCCCGCAAGGCCGAGGGCGTGCACGCGGCCCCGTCTCAGACGTAGCCGGGGCGCTGTCGGGCCGCCCTGCGGACAGCGGGCGCCCGGTCTGACGCCGGGCCGGCGCTCAGTCGTGGGCGATGTCGACGACCAGGCGCGTGGGACTGGAGAGGCTGAAGACTCGGTAGGTCTGGGAGTCGGTGCCCAGCACCACCTGGAACTCTCCCTCGAAGCCGGGGTCGATATAGGCCGAGTCGATGCTCCGGTCATCGGTGGTGGAGTTGTCGAGCTCGATCTGCCGGTGGCCGCTGACCCTCTGCCCGTCCGGGGGAACGCTGGCCACGCCGCTGCCCCGGATCACCATCGTGTGCTCGCCCTCAACCTCGATCGGGTCGCCCTTGCCCATGGTGGAGGCCGGGATGTTCCACTGCGGCTGGCTCCAGCCGGGCGTCCCCTGGCCGTCGAACTCCACCACGAACCGGCTGTAGCCCTCCTCCGGGTGGTTGCCGACCCTGACATCGGCGACCGTGAGGGTACTGCCCTCGGCTGCCTGCTGTCCCTGGGAGCCGGTACCCCAGTCCGGAGCGTCCGAGCTGTTCTGGTGCGGGTGGGTGGGCACCGCCGCACCCGTCGCATTCGACGCCGCTCCCTGTGCCCCGGCCCCGCTGCCGGCAGTGGAGGCCGAGGGCGTGGAGGAGGCGGAGGAGGATGACGTGCTCAGTGAGCAGGCGCCCAGTGTCAAGACTGCACTGAGCATCAGGGTGAGCGGTGTGACGGAGCGGTGGTGCATCGTTGCCTCACTTCCACGGGGCGCACGTGGGCGCCCGCTTTGTTCTGATATCTCTGTGTGTTAACAGGATAAGGGGCCTTGCGCGGTAGCGTGGGACCTATGACAGACCTCCAGGAAACCGGCCCCTCCGTTCCCAGTCCTGACAACTCCAAAGTGCGTGTCGCCGTCGTCTTCGGCGGCCGCAGCGGTGAGCACACGATCTCCTGCGCTACCGCCGCCGGGGTCCTGTCGGCCATCGACCGTGATCGCTACGAGGTCCTTCCCGTCGGCATCACCCCCGAGGGGCAGTGGGTGCTTGTCGATGACGACCCCGCCGCCCTCGAGCTCAGCGACAGCCGACCGCCGGTGCGGATCACCACGGACGGGCTGGGGCGGGGGACCCTCACCGCCCCGCTGGGAGGCGGCGACCTCACGGTGGCCGCACCCACGGGCCCCCAGGTGCTCGGCCAGGTCGACGTCGTCCTGCCGCTGCTGCACGGGCCCTACGGGGAGGACGGAACCATTCAGGGAATGCTGGAGATGATGGGCGTGCCCTACGTCGGCTGCGGGGTACTGGCCAGTGCCGCGGGCATGGACAAGCAGGTCACCAAGGTGCTCCTGGGCGCAGCCGGCATCGCCACGGCGCCGTACGTCGTCGTCGGCCCCCACGCCTGGAAGCGGGATCCTGAGGCGATCCTGGAGGCCTGCCGGTCCCTGAGCTACCCCCTGTTCGTCAAGCCCGCTCGCGCCGGCTCCTCCCTGGGCATCAGCAAGGTCGAGCGCCCCGAGGACCTGCCCGGCGCCATTGAGGCGGCCCGTGCCGTCGACCCCAAGGTCCTCGTGGAGACCGGCATCGTCGGACGCGAGGTCGAGGTCGCCGTCCTTGAGGGCCGTGACGACGACGCCCCCCGCGTGGCCGAGCCCGGCGAGATCGCCATGGATACCTCCCAGGGCGCCGGTGAGTTCTACGACTTCGAAACCAAGTACCTGGCCCACGACGCCGTCGCCATGGTCTGCCCGGCGCGCATCGGCCCCGAGGAGAGGTCCCTCATCATGGACACCGCCGCACGGGCCTTCGAGGCCGTCGGCTGCGAGGGCCTGGCCCGAGTCGACTTCTTCCTCACCGATTCCGGCGAGGCGGTGGTCAATGAGATCAACACGATGCCCGGCTTCACCCCCTTCTCCATGTACCCCTACATGTGGCAGGTCTCCGGCCTGGAGTACACCGACCTGGTCTCCGAGCTCATTGAGCTGGCCCTGTCCCGCCCCACCGATGTCAATCGCTGAGTCTCCCAGACCCGACCCTGGCGTCCAGAGGGTCGGTGACCTCAGCGAGGAGGAGCTTCTCGCCATCATCACGCCTCTCCTGCCGCGTGCTACGCAGGCGCCGGTCGGAACCGGGGACGACTGCGCGGTCCTGTCCTTCCCCGATGCGCGCACGGCGGTGAGCACTGACGTCCTGGTTGAGGGGCACCACTTCCGCACCGAGTGGTCCACGGGCCGCGACGTCGGCGCAAGGGCCGCAGCCCAGAACCTCGCCGACGCCGCAGCCATGGGAGCCCGACCGGTCGCCCTCGTCGTCGGCCTCGTCATGCCGCCGACCACGCCGGTGAGCTGGGTGCGGGACCTCGCCCTGGGGCTGGCTCAGGGCTGTGAGTCCTGTGGGGCCGGTGTCGTCGGCGGTGACCTCAGTGCTGGCGACTCGTTGGTCGTGGCCGTCACGGTCCTGGGTGACCTCGAGGGCAGGACGCCGGTGCTGCGCAGCGGTGCCCGCCCCGGCGACCTCGTCGTCCACGCCGGAGACCTGGGGCGCAGCGCGGCCGGACTCGCCCTGCTCAGCGCCGGTGAGCAGGTCATGGCGGAGCAGCATCGGGAGC from Actinomyces sp. Marseille-P3109 encodes:
- a CDS encoding thiamine-phosphate kinase: MSIAESPRPDPGVQRVGDLSEEELLAIITPLLPRATQAPVGTGDDCAVLSFPDARTAVSTDVLVEGHHFRTEWSTGRDVGARAAAQNLADAAAMGARPVALVVGLVMPPTTPVSWVRDLALGLAQGCESCGAGVVGGDLSAGDSLVVAVTVLGDLEGRTPVLRSGARPGDLVVHAGDLGRSAAGLALLSAGEQVMAEQHRELPQAQACLAAFRAPVPALAAGPALADAGATSMMDVSDGLLRDAGRIARASGVVIDLNDPDDLPELSVLEPVAGLVVGHGPAARALARNWLLNGGEDHGMLATIAADASGSLPAGARVIGRVLDPHDPQAHALGNRPGVLLAGEPAQERAGWDHFAGT
- a CDS encoding lysophospholipid acyltransferase family protein encodes the protein MTPFYRFAARGAIIPFLKMVSRQKVTGLENIPRQGGFIAVANHLTDLDSLTAMRALVDADVPVYSLAKSTLFKVPVLGSILRAGGQIPVQRGTQNAATALKAASDVLADGGAIMIFPEGTLSRDPLKWPMVAKTGAARLAMTSGAPVLPMGQWGAHEILDTYGRSFRPFPRKDVRVTIGELMDLSRFGQDIQDRETVRACTGEIMRAITALVEGLRGEKAPRPFDMHYDGDPGKGRIGVRRPDPLPEVDGRAAGPEAPGGTEQPEVAGENEQ
- a CDS encoding D-alanine--D-alanine ligase family protein encodes the protein MTDLQETGPSVPSPDNSKVRVAVVFGGRSGEHTISCATAAGVLSAIDRDRYEVLPVGITPEGQWVLVDDDPAALELSDSRPPVRITTDGLGRGTLTAPLGGGDLTVAAPTGPQVLGQVDVVLPLLHGPYGEDGTIQGMLEMMGVPYVGCGVLASAAGMDKQVTKVLLGAAGIATAPYVVVGPHAWKRDPEAILEACRSLSYPLFVKPARAGSSLGISKVERPEDLPGAIEAARAVDPKVLVETGIVGREVEVAVLEGRDDDAPRVAEPGEIAMDTSQGAGEFYDFETKYLAHDAVAMVCPARIGPEERSLIMDTAARAFEAVGCEGLARVDFFLTDSGEAVVNEINTMPGFTPFSMYPYMWQVSGLEYTDLVSELIELALSRPTDVNR
- the murA gene encoding UDP-N-acetylglucosamine 1-carboxyvinyltransferase translates to MVDGLLQVEGGRPLTGEITVRGAKNLVPKAMVAALLGSSPSVLRNVPLIRDVDVVSGLLSLHGVSIDYDQREGVLQLDSSKVESAHMADIDAHAGSSRIPILFCGPLLHRLGEAFIPDLGGCRIGDRPIDFHLEILRQFGATVDKQAQGIRLTAPAGLNGTVIELPYPSVGATEQTLLTAVRAHGLTELRNAAVEPEIMDLVDVLQKMGAIISVDTDRTIHVEGVDELCGYTHSALPDRIEAASWASAALATRGDVFVRGAHQSHMTTFLNTFRKVGGAFDVTDEGIRFYHLGGDLNSIVVETNVHPGFMTDWQQPLVVALTQAQGLSIVHETVYENRFGFTGALRKMGATIQVYRECLGGTECRFGQRNFYHSAVVSGPTPLTGADIVVPDLRGGFSHLIAALTAEGTSRVEGVNLIDRGYEHFMSKLESLNAAVTRLA
- the leuD gene encoding 3-isopropylmalate dehydratase small subunit, with the protein product MDKFIRHTGIGAPLRRSAVDTDQIIPAVYLKRITRTGFDDALFASWRAGEPDFILNQEAYKRASVLVAGPDFGTGSSREHAVWALKDYGFKVVLAPRFADIFRGNAGKQGLVAGVVSQEDCEQLWKILETEPGTEVTVDLENRTVEVGSFRCTFSIDDYVRWILMEGLDDISLTLTQEDAIRDYEEARPAFKPRTQPAKHLPAQEVVPARAADMPRP
- a CDS encoding AMIN-like domain-containing (lipo)protein, translating into MHHRSVTPLTLMLSAVLTLGACSLSTSSSSASSTPSASTAGSGAGAQGAASNATGAAVPTHPHQNSSDAPDWGTGSQGQQAAEGSTLTVADVRVGNHPEEGYSRFVVEFDGQGTPGWSQPQWNIPASTMGKGDPIEVEGEHTMVIRGSGVASVPPDGQRVSGHRQIELDNSTTDDRSIDSAYIDPGFEGEFQVVLGTDSQTYRVFSLSSPTRLVVDIAHD
- a CDS encoding NAD(P)H-dependent glycerol-3-phosphate dehydrogenase — protein: MESVRRAAVIGSGAWGTTFASLLAQAGTPTTVWARRQEIADEINAGTNERYVPGHRLPSGVTATTGLGEAVEGAGVVVVAVPSQEARRVLEPARGALAHDAVAVSLMKGVELGTGLRMSEVLAEVLDIDRSRVVVVSGPNLADEIAAGQPTATVVAADDEQVAARIAAMCATGTFRPYTNTDVLGVELCGAVKNVIALAVGAASGRGLGDNSKATIITRGLVEITRLGLKLGARPETFSGLAGMGDLVATCSSPLSRNQTFGRHLGEGMSVAEAAAASRGVAEGAKSARAVLELARAHGVDMPITAGVVTVVEGAASVAQVTDALLARPRKAEGVHAAPSQT